The genomic stretch GTTTCTAGTGGCTTAAATGAATTGACTTGTAGATTGGTGGACACGATTACCAGACTAGTAAAAGGTCAAGAAAAGTTAGATCCATAGGCTATACATTATATGAATCTCAGGAAAATTTCTTCTTGAAGTAGATAAGATAATCAACTAATTGTCAGCTTAAACTTCATATTTCTAGAAAAGATGAAATGTGTTTCAGATGGATCATTGTCTTGTAAACATACCAAAGGAATTATATTGTTCTTAATGTGGAACCTGAGAACATAAAATAATACCGACTTTGTTGCAAACAATGAGCATAATttttgtatcattttgtgatcAAAATGGAGGGAGGGCACAGGACTAGAGTATGAAAAAGAAGCAAGAGTTTGACATTCAAATAAATTATGTATAGTAGTAGTACCTTCTCATCACTTGTGACATGGAAAGTTTCATCAATGGACTGCCGACGCAAGCAACATCAGAAACATATGTTAACACTGAGATTCCATGAAAGAAGGGGTAGAATATTCCAAGAGCAGAAAGGAAGAACGCGTACTCTTAGCTTCTTAAGAAGCCCATATGTCACCTCCTTGGCTAGGTAGGATTTCGGATGCCACTTTCCTTCAGACCAATCCACGTGTGTCAGTGACCAATTTGCAATGCCAGTGGGATCAAACATCTGCATAATAGAGACCAATGTTAGACTGGGTACCAAACTCTGTCATGGCACGGGTGCCGATCGATCCAAGTGTTTGACATTGTTATCTCTAAAGTTTTCTACATGTGATCAATATAGATATGAGTGACCACTCAAAAGTGGCAATGTCCAAATGTCAATATTTGACATGGGTATAGAGAGGACAGACGAGTCCAATAATCCAAGATAAAGATATACAAGCGAAAGCCAAATTTCCAGATAGATGGATACTTGCAATACAAATGTTGATGATGCTCACCGTGAACAGAGTTGGCAGGTAGTGTTCATAAGAGTAGCAATTGTGTCCTTCAAAACCTGGCTGCAAGTTTAGAAGATGTAACAGTGTGACTATTGTTACTACCTTTCTTTATCGTATCACGTCATTCATACATAAAAATGGATATACATACAACAAACTTCCAAAGCAGCTATTTAAGTGACAGAACCAGGTAGTCAAGAACCTAAGACTAGAATTATCAAAATTGAACAAAAATATAAACTTTAAAAGCGTGTACTTGGTATTAATTTCATAAGTCACAAATAATAACGACTGAAATGAAAGTCGTGAAGTGGCTACTATGGATGAGTGGTCCAAACATAGCTTATTTTGcctaaaagaacaatcaaattaccTATCTATGCAAGCAAGCAAACAGAATGTTTGTAAAGCTTCTCATAACAGATAGGCTACATCAAAATGGTTTTGTCAAATTTAGAGTGACGAAAAAGTTGAGATTTATTGGTTCTTGCAAAGTTGACTTCTATAGTTGTGTTTCATTGTTTGAAGTGTGGTTGAAAGATTCTCACGATCTTTGGAGTGATAGAACTTGAAACAAATGGCAAAAGTATTGATTTAACCACGGCATAAAACAAAAACTTAAATCATATCTTGATCTATCAAATAAAATGACTAATCTAGTTTACCAGAGCTTCACCAAACAAGTAACAACTACACGTGACCCCATTTCATGAAAGCAATTTTCTGCCTACTATGCCACCATTGAGGGCATTAACCCCATATAAAAAGCAGAAATAGAGAGGTAGGCAACTTAAACCTTGCAATAGAATCTGAACTTTGTGAAATAAAGGTTGTCTGCCATCATTATTAATGCGTGTTGACGCTTCATTGAGAACCACTGCAATATGGGTAAGACTCAGCAAGtcataacaaaaataattttgtaaatgtaATAAATACGCACacataaatatatatatgtaaaTTTTCAGATTTAATATATATGATTACTAGGAAAAGACCAGGTGCAAAATTAGCATTGGACTACAATAGTCCACTTGCTCTCCTTCCCTTCTTATTAAGAAATAATTCACCTTCATTTGTTGCAACTGGTGAATGAAAAATAAGCTTACTTGTGAACCCTTTTTGAAGTCCCGGTGCTCAATCTCAGGCATCATATGCTCACTATATCTACCATTACCATGTGGGCCAGGATCAAAAAAGCTGTAACAATATCAAACAGTATACCGGAAGTATAGTGAATCAGTGTGTCAAAATCAGAGGTCATAACATCATGGTAAGCCAATATTTatgaatataatttatatattggTTTCTAACAGTGCAAAATTTGGCAGTCTCAACTTGTTACATGATAAACAGTATTAAAATACTAAAATAGTTAAGTGGAGAAAATCTCAGTAAATCCTTTTGCATCTGAACCATACTTGTCAATGAAGCTGACATTTGTTCCCATCAGATACTTGTACACATAATCAAAGTCATGTAACGGAATGCAACTGCCAAAAAGGATGTCAGTATGCACTTAACACTAGTTGAATAGGACTGTGAAATTACTTCAGAATTCAACCACCTGTCAGAAAGCAAAACAAAATGTTGATTATCAGGGTCTTGAAGTGCATATGCCAGGAGCCTTTTTTCTGCCTCAACCATAGATATTTTACCCCATAAAACCTGGATGCACGCACATATACTCATTTAAAATATTACCTGTGGGTAAAAATTTGCTAGAATGTGAAGAGAAATTGTATCCATAATAAATGCAGACTTTTTTAGCAGTTGACAGATCATAGTTTCTAATTATATTAATGAATAGAAACAAGGTAATCCTTTGATATGAAAGgtgaaaatcttaattttaagaGTTTCCATTAGGTAAATAACAAAAAGGAACTTTCCTGATCACAAAAGATCAAGTTTAGGGATTCACTCAAAAAGTAGGCTATATCCTTCAAAGTTCCAGTTGGCAGTCCAAGGAAAGTGAATCACTTATGAGACTGAATAAATGGATTACAGCCTTTCAGCATATTAGCTAATAGCGACAATTATAACCCAAGTTTCGACATAGAAAATGCACCAAAGTTATAGTTTAGATACATTTTCTTCCACAAAAATTCTATGACTTTCATATAAGATTTCAAAAACTTACATAATTGGTATGCACAGACTCATTGTATAGCGAAGTGTGGAATATGAAGACATATGGAGTGCATACATAATTGATattaaagataataaaatatttatattgataAAAATGACTAACATTCATGCAATAaagtatattttacttatctGCGTGTCCAATTCATACTTTGACctagaaaaaaattaaacatataCTTGAAAACACATGAAGTTTAATAACAAATATTAATCAACAATGTGATATTGATCATATACAAAAAAGTACACATGTAATCAGTATCCAAAGAGTTTcacttgcaaaacaaagtgtttaaATTTCACACTTAAGATATACAAGCTACAAGATAGGTAGGTAGCTTAAGGTTTTAAGAAGATTGGGTTCAACCTAAATTGAATCCAAACACCAAATAAGTTTCATTaagaaaaacaaaactaaaaatgTAGATTGCATATGCCATCTGCAGCAATATGTGGTCCTTAAAAGATCTTCAAAATATCAGTTTCAGCTGCATATGGAGCCCAAGCAGTGACTTTTTTTCCAAATCATGCTTTTGTCAATGGTATCAGTGAAGTTTCTCACATGGAATTTGTATAATATAATTGCAGCCATTAACATTTGCACATAAATAACAGGTGGTCCTTTTGATATAGCTACTCTACGCTCAAGCTGATCATCTAGATAAAGGTTTTATCAGGATAGTAAACATCATTTCAGGCATTATGATGATCATCTTACTTGAAGGGATGTGTATTAAACATTGGCATGTCACCTACTTAGATTACAAGCATTAGACAAGTTATCAAAATTATTTGGATTTATATCTTTATGCTGTATTCGATTGTAACTCATGTGCATGAAAAACATCAAGCTAGAAACCTTTGCACTCTGAATATCTTTGCCAGAAAAGAATGAGCTTGCATGTCCAAATTTCTGTTGTGATGAATGAACATATATGGAAAATCTCCCTTGGTGGCCCTGTGGAGAAGATTTAGCCATAagtagtaaaatatattttttcctgTCGCCAATTTTTAACAGTTATATGTCATCTTAGATTGTCTAGCATAAGAATGCGAAGcaatgtaaatgaaccaaacatgcATATGCTAGCTTGATATTCGgtagtaagagcttgtttatgttccaTTTACTATTAAGAATGAAATAAAAACTTTACGATATTTTTAACTTGTGTGCACAGTTTGTTAACATTCACCAACAAAGTTTGCAAATAGCTTAGACTAGTTTACAAGGTCATTATAGCTTATTTATTAACCACTTAGCTCGCTTATgcaaatggaaaaaaaatatgGATGTGAAATGTATAACACATAGTGTTTGTGTCGACAGATATATGAAATACTTATATCTGTAATACTACTTGCATGTATTCCttgatactctaaaaattctaaggATCTAAATTAACTATAATGTGAAGCACGCTATAAAAAAGATAAATTCCATTTATGAATAACATTTTAGCTAATTTTTCACAACCTCGTCTCTAGTGGAGAGTGATGAGATTTTAGTTATACATTCTTGAAGATAAAATTTTGAGTTTAACTCAAACTCCTTTTTTCTGATAACAATCTTGAATATACTTGAGCATGGTTCTACTAAGCTCAGCTCCTTTGAGTCCTTACAAATTAGGGCC from Zingiber officinale cultivar Zhangliang chromosome 5B, Zo_v1.1, whole genome shotgun sequence encodes the following:
- the LOC121986373 gene encoding glycosyltransferase BC10-like, with the protein product MKVSWQLGNGRHLMPVTRTRPTARLPKWIIILLCLVFVYLISAYVHPPRWYAEDWMPPVARELSDEELVAHVVFRNILSMPLRQPKNPKIAFMFLTPGPLPLERLWEKFFQGHQGRFSIYVHSSQQKFGHASSFFSGKDIQSAKVLWGKISMVEAEKRLLAYALQDPDNQHFVLLSDSCIPLHDFDYVYKYLMGTNVSFIDNFFDPGPHGNGRYSEHMMPEIEHRDFKKGSQWFSMKRQHALIMMADNLYFTKFRFYCKPGFEGHNCYSYEHYLPTLFTMFDPTGIANWSLTHVDWSEGKWHPKSYLAKEVTYGLLKKLRSIDETFHVTSDEKKVETRKPCLWNGTRRPCHLFARRFLPEALNKLMHLFPNYTAI